CACAAATAAAGGCGGTCTTTGCCTTCAAACCAATACGAGAGTAACTTTTTTTCTTATCACATCTCATTTAGGATTGTAGCTCATAATGATAAAATATTCAGGATaatttacatatttgcatatGACAAATGTATTGTTATAATTGTTCATCATGTACTTGGGTCTACTAGCTagtaaaattattgaaaaaaggaaaagtataggtaaccaacaagatttttgaacaatgtgtaaacaatgtgaattaatagggttaaaagagtaaatttaattagtagcattaaattagaacgtagtgtatttttatttgattggtggttgttcatgttgttcaaaattttcattgttccccTAACACTTCCCTTGAAAAAATTACTCTTTTGTCAATCCCTACAACATTCACTTCGTCATTAAAAGGTTCTTAAGTAGAAATTTATATTTATCAACTTGCAACTTTGGTTGTTTGTATCTAGAGAATTTTGATCCTTTCGGTTTATCATTGTGCAAGAATTTAACATAAATTGTTGAAATAATCTCTTTAATCTTATATTATGGACAATTCTCCTGTTCTTTTCTATAagcgaaaaattaaaaaaatggctGCAAAGTGACTATTTCATTCTTTTTAGACTCAATAGAGGAAAATTGATATTATATATGATATTCACAGAAAATTCACCATTTTCCACACAGAAATAATATAGTAATGCAAAAGAGACAAAAATAATCagttaaaatttatcttatttaacatttaatTATTAGAGAATGTATTTGTTGGGAATAAGAAGTATGATCACAATCCAAttaatcatgtgtcaaataatttgttattgttattatattaaaatgttaatataataaggtccttgattaaatttagagatttatcattgtgatagtgatcataatattgagagataaatcttttataatttaatctaaattgttcttggtcataggattattaaaaaggacattaataatccgaaaatatatttgtcaataggatattctcaaaatgaacatagtaatagagttccTTTGActtgcgactgtcatagtaattaacaatgtatttattatactttgattccggacacctaataccttagggtgctagttgaatagatattgggtataatttaaatacttgtagaattaatgattagttaataaggaatccgtcaactctcggtaaagagtttgagctctatgattataatgactgagatgaataaaaccttggccaaggggattgaatgaatgaagaaatgagtttcttaggtcattcacagttcattataataatggtaacaagttagagtttgacaattaaaccatactctaaaagTTAatcaagagctggaaagatggaaggagttATACTTCgttcttctgaggttcttagtaaaaatatattacttcatattaCCGGGTCGTTGAAGAGTGTTACTAGATGCCAACCTTGATtaataaatttagtatgactaatttactacccgcttagtattgaacctatgaggtcacacactaacgagtgttctaatatttgatatagaattatttaattattattttgatttgatcgaataaataattatattaattcaaatggaatattattatattctttgctagcaccaagaatataataatagtatgataattgggaatattaaatgagatttgagaataattagttattcaatttctaaatttaaattctaaGTTTGGATGAGATTCTAACTGATTTTGTTTTAaattgttatgatatgattcataaaatttgaaatattcagatttagaattttaagatatgatttaaatttgaattgagattcaaatttaaaatcagtaacaaatctcatactatatatatgtatgccaagagcagagaaaagaagagagaataacaagagttttattcctttacttctacacacataaatgtatgtgagcctaattcttggagaagaattttatggtgtgcaaaaAATTGCAAAGaggttctcaatttagatcagatatccattggttaaagagttgacagcaaaggttggtctcggtgtggatacgcatagtgccttcgtaccatcgaaggagaaaaatttttttactagcgtactcaggtatttagatttgatctatatattgtatattattggaataaagtttaaatacaaaatagatctttaaggattactttcttttctttcgctacgtgttatgaacacatgataATCTTTcagtattaaataaaattaaaaaaataatttttaatatatttttttaatatttttttgttggNNNNNNNNNNNNNNNNNNNNNGTAGCAACACATTACTGGTCAATTGTTGACTCTTAAATGGAACTCAAATTCATGATGGATTAGTTTTTAACTTGTTGGGTATTGTAGGAAGCAAAAAAATATCTAtacctaaattttattatatttttgcccCCACAGCTAAATTTTTTTGGGTCCGTCACTGATTATATATATTTTGAGAACTCTAAATTCTAATCCTTTTCTTCTCTGTATGTCGTCATAGGATTAGAATTtacgatttttaaaatttatatatatataataggagtattttaatcaatttttatAATAAGTGTATTATAGTcaatttctataaaaaaaatattaaatatcttAAAAAAGAAGACGTTTTAACGTCTGAGTGGCTCCCAAGTATAACACGTGGCACTCAAAATTAAATGGCAGTAGCGTCTTAACTCTTAAATATTTAAGTAGTAGAAAAAACGTGAGTGAATAATCCAAACATGTGCGTGAAAAGAAGTAGTTTAAAGCCACTCAATTTACAAATTTTATgagatttgtttttaattttttatcgttCAAAGCAACTTGACTCTAAGCGGAGAGAACCACAAAGTAGCACATGGTCCACAATTAGTTCCCTCCAACGTCATCAAAAGTTAATTATAAACCACAAATTTTATGAGATGAACCAATTAATCCAAAAAGTATTCGATTGGGTCATGTTAAATTGACCAGTGTTTTAGTGTGCTAAGATTAATGTTATTTTATCAATTGTTGGGTTAAATCTTAGTTGTAAGAATCGAATTGGTGATCAAATCGATCAAATTATTGGTTTATTGATTTATTAGTTCAATTGATAAATTACTAGTTGAACTAATAAAATCGGTTctacgtaaataaaaaatataaaatactaaaaatagttataaacttaaaaaatttaaaatacatatcttcagttcttcactaacattttaaaaaCAACCAAGTTTCAAAGTCTAAAGATAATTAATACAAAGATAGATATGAAATTAGTTAGTActactacaatagtatcttaattAGACACGATATATGCATAATAGAATAGTTTTTTCAGATTCCACAACTTTTTTACAATGACCCTATGTAGGATCGGTTTTtgctctattattatttttttgggttCCAATTGATGCATCAGGAGTTGATCCTTGTTCTTGCGAAGATGGTGTTTCTGATGGTGTATTCGCGGAAGCCATTCTAAAACAATATGGAGTAGCAAAAGTATAAAACAACAGCAACCCTAAATTTTCTATTTCCTATTCCCTATTCAGCAAGACAGCAACCTTAAATTCACAAAACAAGCATATTCATAGTTTTATACTAAATAATTACTTCAACATCACCTATTTCAACAAGTAGTTATTTCAACAATAGAAATTTCACCTATTCATCCCAGAAATTTCAAGTTTTCGTAATAGATCAAAACAGAACAACATAACAACATTATTCATAACAGCTTCATAATTTTAAGTTTTCAACAAGCATATTCAACAAGCATTAGAAGAACAGAGCAGAACAGAGAAGAACAACATATTCAACTAACCTGTTTAACAGAGCAGAGGATGAAGACAACGGTGACAGCGCGTCAACGACAAATATGAGAGATAGGGACGAAGGTGAGATGAAGCGGAAACGCGGTTCTGTTTTGTTCCTTGAGATTTCAGAATGGGTGTCGTGGTGAGGTCTTCTAAGGTGAGACGAAGAAGACGATGGCGGGCGGCGGTAGCGCGGTGAGTGACAGAGTGAGGTGACGTCGCGAGGTAAGGGGGAGGGTTAGCCGTTGTGGTTACTGGTTAGGGGATTAGGATTGGGAAAACAGGGATTGGGAGGTTATTCgagtctctttttttttttaaaccaaaaCGACATCGTTTTGGAAAgtgaattacaaaaaaatttttgacCCGGCCGGTTGAATAAAAATCGCCAATTCTCCGATTTTTATCAAAATCGGCCGGTTCAAACTGATTCTCAACAATTTTATTCATTGTTCGATCATATTCATCAACTGGACCGATCAAAGATTCGGTTCATTAATTTTTCGGTCGAATCAACTGGTCCGGCCCGATTCTTACCACTATGGCTTAAATCGGACTAACCCACATGTTATGACTTATGACTCCCATTTACATTTACTTATGaatatttaatttttgtattaaaCATAAATATANNNNNNNNAAACATAAATATAACTAatcatattttttatataaaaataaaaaattttattgttgttgtcatGTAAAagtaattatataattattattaaatatatatacatttccaataatataaaataattatttctatAATTATGCATAAGATCATATGATTATCCTTTTTTCTAagatttgatttctattaatatATTAGTGTATTATGTTATTTTGTGTACTTTTTAATTAGATAccaattattaatattttaacacTAGTTTTAGATAGGATAATTTTgtcaatataatttaaatttagatataactaaaaaattaattatcttatAAATTACACTAGGAAATACAATTAATCTACACTTTTTAATATTCAGTAACGTAGTGGCTTATTTTTTTTAACAGTGTatgttaattcatatttttccatcagcataaatttaattttagaaatataattaaactaaatttACAGGGTGTTCAAAAAAACTTGCAATAAACGTGTAGTTTCATAGAACGTAATGATGTCGGATTTGGTAGCTAAAATGGATTCTGAATATGGGTGAGAAGCAATTGAAGCATTTGAAGAGATGCAGAGATTGGTGAATACGTATGTAAGCATCACATGTTTTTCATGTTTCAATGGTAAAatcatatttaaaaataaaaatataaaatttaattaataatttaataaaattatagagattgataaaataatttaattttttattttgaataattattataatttaattatataacaaatatattttattttaacaaattttaaaatattatatatgtcAATGATAATTTTAGCAATATTTGTACACTACACACATCTAACATCTTTAAAGATAGGTGTAGGAGAAAGGTTGTATTTATTTATAGACACTGAAAaagaaatatagaaaaataaaataatgtttgaCAGATAAAATATAGATAAAAATAATATGTTTAGAGATATTGAATTAGTATATGTTGTGTCTTTTTTTTACAGAAAAATCACAAAGACACTAATAAAAggcacaatttattttttatattttcttttattatatttataaaatttttataattatatttttcatcgttatgtttttttttctaaatttgtatatgaaaaaaataaaaataaattaaacttttataatttGTCCTAATTTATCacaaaacaaaatataagaaTACTAAATTTTAAGGGTGAACACAGATCAGATATGGCCAAAATTTCAATCCGATACACGctaaaatcatcggatcggattggatccCATATCCGTAATTTTTAAGCTtggatccaatccgatccgatctgTACATTTGCGGATCAGATCGGAtaggatatcggatatatccgcaaaatataaaaatatttttaaaaggttatttttattaaaaaatatcaataaaattcatttttttattctttaaaataatattaaacatattttttttaaataataaattaaaataatacaacatatacgatagttattagttgaaataaaacataaaaaaatatttacttattcatttctttatttttgcggatatgCGAAAATCGACACAAAATCCACAATCTGATCCGATTAGAGTATGGATCGGACCCAATCTGATagccttgcggatcggatccatatccaCAATTTTCGAATTGAATTCGGATAAATACCGCAGATATACGGATTGAATCCAATCCATAAATACCCCTACTAAATTTTGTGTcttaatatattatattttattctcATAGTCCTATTCATCTTATTCTTATAACCAAAGGCAGCTATTCACACATGTATATATCATTTTTTCTGTACCACAGactttttctaaaatttaatcgaatatgttaaaatatattttaattaaaattattattttttaaatatttatttaattNNNNNNNNNNNNNNNNNNNNNNNNNNNNNNNNNNNNNNNtatatattttttttaaattttttatatgaaaaaaataaaaataaattaaatttttataatttattttaatttatcataaaataaaatataaaaatactaaattttatatcttaatctattatgttttatttttagtatcatattttattttattctaataacCAAACGTGTGTCGGTGGATATATATCCGTTTTCCTATCCGGACCACAGATTTTTCCTATATATGAGTAGGCATGATAGAAGTCATAACATAGAATGCAatattgataaagaaataaaggaTGTGTAGTACTAACACTTCAGTACTTGATTGCTTCAAACCTGATGCAAAATTCAACATGCGTGATCGAAACACTGCAAATTATCATCCAAGTATTTGGAAGGATTATTTCCTTCAATATGCTTCACAATCCATGGTATATATCTCTCTATATTGTTCCTTATACAtgcatgcaaatgcaataataaTCAACTGATATATCTTTTATATGGATATAATGCAGGAATTTGACCATGAAACGAAGGCACAAATTGAAAATCTGAAGAAACAAGTTGTCAAAATGCTTATTGATGCCTCAAAGCCCATTGAAGAAATAGTTGACTTGATTGATTTAATATGTCGTTtgggcattcattatcactttgaAAGCGAGATTGATGAATTGCTGCAACAAATTCACAAGAATTATACCAAAAATGGAGAAATAATAAATCTTGATGATAACCTTCGCTTACTTGCTTTACTTTTTAGGTTATTAAGGCAACAAGGATATCACGTTTCACCAAGTATATACCTTATTCTATATTTTTTCGGTTAATTTTATATTTTGGCTTAAAATAaccttagtttaatttttgtacaATATCTAGATGTGTTCAACAAATACAAGGATGAGAATGGAAAGTTTAGTGAAAAACTTGTGAAGGATGTGGAGGGATTGCTAGAATTGTATGAAGCATGTCATCTCAGAATTCATGGAGAAGAGATATTAGATGAAGCTTATGCATTCACTTCCACTCAACTTAAATCCATTGCCACCCAATTGAAGCCTTCACTTGCAGCACAAGTCAATTATAGTTTAAAGCAATCTTTACACCGAGGTTTGCCGAGATTGGAGGCACGCCGTTTTATTTCAATATATGAACAAGATCCAACCCATAATCACACTCTCCTCACTCTTGcaaaattagattttaatttccTACAAAACTTGCATCGACAAGAAGTTGGCAACATTACCGAGTAAGCTCTTTAATTTAACCACAAAACCATTCTACTTTGTTAAATAAGTTTTCAAATTCCTATCAAAATAGTCATCTTGGTTAAATGTTTATACTGTTCTACAAAAGTTTAAAAATCAAAATGTTTAGTTTAGATATATATTAAgtgttagtttattttatttttgttaaatgtTTATAGTATAAGTTAACTGttgatatattttataaaaatatttacgagacaataaaaaaataaatttcaagttatctcattttgtattttttagcTGTTAAAATATATTAAGATTAATTAGCACTGATTagaattatttaatatatttaaatatttattatatgatattacgtctttattatttcgattctcttatcACCTATATCATTCTATATTGATGTAATTATAGATgttatatgtataaaattataaatattaaattaaataaaataattttgagtTGTTGTTTCTCTAGTATTATCGaagttaaatttatttatttaactaacCACACCATAATTATAACTAACATTGTTATTGTGTTTTTGTCTTTTAATTTTAGGTGGTGGAAGGAGCTTAATGTTGCTGTAAAACTACCATATGCTCGAGATAGAATTGTAGAATGTTGTAATTGGATTTTGGCGGTTTATTTTGAGCCTCAATATTCTCAAGCTAGGAAAATGTTGATAAAATTGATTGCTCTTATGTCAATTATTGATGATACATATGATGCCTATGGAACTATAGATGAACTAAAACTTTTCACCGAAGCAATTGAAAGGTtggttaaaaattataaatagataCTAATTTTTTTATGCTAGGTAGCTGATATTTTGAGTCCAACTAATTGATGGTGGTACAAAACTTGAACCCTGCAACTTCTTAGATGAATATGAGGTGATTATGCTATTTGAGTTATAGTTTGTTGGCGAAAATATCATggctttattaattttaaaagagAAAGTCTATGGGaccagcaattttattgaattttggccagcatgtaaccagcagagaaaggtaagccattggatgaaatctcataccaatctcacaccattaaatcatcattgatggctatttgatggctactaaTCATAAAAATTACTGTCCCCCTAGACTTGctcattttaaaatttgaaagttAATTTGGAATTAATGGTCACGAAATTTGTGGATATTGATGGTGAACTTCTAAAGTTGTTCCATGGTGGGATATATTACAGGTGGGATATTAGCTCCTTGGATGATCTTCCAGAATACATGAAATTAATTTATGAGTCTCTCCTCAAAATTTTTGAAGAAGTAGAACGAGAACTTGAAAAACAAGGAAGAGCATATTGCATTAAATATTCCATTAAAGAAGTAAGACCCTTTTTTTTAACctcttaaaaatatattatatttgtTTTGTGGAGTACATCCATCCAACTCTATAAAATAACAAGTATTATTCATTTTAAATTTGATAACATTTGCAAAATTTATGAGATATATATCATACGACCGATCAAATTTATTCCATTGAGATCTCTTAGAGCCAAACTCCAGTCATAGTGAATCTAAATATCTTTTGAAGAAGAGgccaaaaattaaatatttatataattaaatattatattatataattgataatattatttattattattatttttaataaaatattattaataagtgttatattaaaataaaaaattctactaAAANNNNNNNNNNNNNNNNNNNNNNNNNNNNNNNNCAatcctttaatttttaatttttattttttttatacattagtaatatataataagaCTTGAAACTGAAATTTTATATGGTCTGACAAATTGAATAATTATAAATGGACACATTTCACACTACATTAGTCTAAAAATTTCATGAATTTCTTTGGTTCATTTAGTTGGCATGTTCATCCTTACTAAAAATAATtgaattcataataaatttagATTAATTGAATAGTTAATTTATTCGCCtgtataaataaatatttaaaatttaaattccatCTTAGTTAAATGGTTAATTCGCTTATTCTAAATTTATTGAGTTGAAAAATAccgtaaaaaattaataataataattttattatataatacgTGTGAAATGACAGCTTCAAAAGACAATTCAGGCCTATATGACTGAGGCCAAATGGTTGAATAACAAGTATATACCAACAATGGCAGAGTACATTCAGATATCAACAATATCATCTGCTTATCCATTCCTTGTGACAAGTTCTTACATTGGCATGGGAGATATCGCCGTAGAAGACATCTTCAAATGGGTAACAAGTAAACCCAAAATTGTTAGAGCTTCTACAATTATTTGCAGGTTTATGGATGACATTGTCTCTAATGAGGTATATTTATGTGCAATATACAAGCACAACATAAAAGTTTAACTATCATATTAGGTATATATAATAATGAGTTAttcgtataaaatatatattaaaatataaaatatacattaaaaataaatttaaaaaatatttgtatttATACAAAAGGGAAAGTTCAATTTATattataattgaattttaatgtataatttttttctgaattttttccTTATTATTTAGTCATGTGAAAgttattttaaaaactaaatctcATTGAATAGTTTGAACAAGAAAGAGAACATGTTACCTCAATAATAGAATGCTATATGAGAGATTATGGTGTATCTAAAGAAGAAGCCATTCAAGAATTGCAAAAGGGAGTCACAGATGCTTGGAAGGATATAAATGAGGAATGCCTCAAGCCAACCAAAGTTCCAATGTTATTTCTAACGCGTGTTCTGAACATGGCACGATTTATTGATGTGATGTACAAAGATGAAGATTGCTACACTCATGCTGAAGGAAAAATGAAGGAATGCATTCAAGCTTTGCTTGTTGATCTGGTGCCAATCAATAATATGAGAAAGAAGGATATGAAACCTTTTATATACGCCTAAACGAAATCTAATAAAATTGTAAgagaattttcttatttaatatagAGTATTTACTTATTTTGGTTCTCAACAAATTTTGAATTAGACACTTTAGTgtttaactaaaattaattaattcgTTAGTCTTCAATATTTAATTATGTAGATTATACTAGTTTTTGGTCCACTCTGTTCCGTCAACTCTTAATAGAACTATATTGCATAGTTGTCGCGTTAGACGTTAAGTGTCACATGTATGAAAAAGACAAATTATTCGTAATGAGAAGGCCCAGTATAACAATAATAACTTAATTTTTCTGATAATATTTTTGGGATTGATTTGTTTTATAATGAATAATTTTGGAGACTAATTTATTTGATACTTAGTAAtttgaggatcaaattgactgTAATTTGTCCAAGAATCAATTTGTCTCTTTTGTATACGTGACAATTAACATTTGACGCAATAACTTAACGTGACATGTAGGACAACTTCATTAAAAATTGACGGAACAAAGTGGGTCAGAGACCAATATGATTTATGAAATTAAATATTGAGAACTAACaagttaattaattttagttaaaaactAAAGAATTTAGTCCGAAATTTTTTGGAGACCAAAATAGATAAATACGCTTTAATATATTACCCTTTGAATTATTTAGTTTTTATACTTAGAGATTGTAATAATAAAATGTGCAAACCTTTGCTGCTTATGAAATGCTATAATACTTTTTTATAGACAACGGGACATAAAGTTCAGAAAAAAATAGACAGAAATTATTCTAAAAAATGCAATTCCAATTAAGTCTtgatgaaaatttaaagaaatacaagaaggaatagaaaagaaaaatgacaTT
The DNA window shown above is from Arachis ipaensis cultivar K30076 chromosome B08, Araip1.1, whole genome shotgun sequence and carries:
- the LOC107612683 gene encoding probable terpene synthase 2; this encodes MCSTNTSVLDCFKPDAKFNMRDRNTANYHPSIWKDYFLQYASQSMEFDHETKAQIENLKKQVVKMLIDASKPIEEIVDLIDLICRLGIHYHFESEIDELLQQIHKNYTKNGEIINLDDNLRLLALLFRLLRQQGYHVSPNVFNKYKDENGKFSEKLVKDVEGLLELYEACHLRIHGEEILDEAYAFTSTQLKSIATQLKPSLAAQVNYSLKQSLHRGLPRLEARRFISIYEQDPTHNHTLLTLAKLDFNFLQNLHRQEVGNITEWWKELNVAVKLPYARDRIVECCNWILAVYFEPQYSQARKMLIKLIALMSIIDDTYDAYGTIDELKLFTEAIERWDISSLDDLPEYMKLIYESLLKIFEEVERELEKQGRAYCIKYSIKELQKTIQAYMTEAKWLNNKYIPTMAEYIQISTISSAYPFLVTSSYIGMGDIAVEDIFKWVTSKPKIVRASTIICRFMDDIVSNEFEQEREHVTSIIECYMRDYGVSKEEAIQELQKGVTDAWKDINEECLKPTKVPMLFLTRVLNMARFIDVMYKDEDCYTHAEGKMKECIQALLVDLVPINNMRKKDMKPFIYA